One Gossypium raimondii isolate GPD5lz chromosome 3, ASM2569854v1, whole genome shotgun sequence genomic window carries:
- the LOC105796783 gene encoding 2-oxoglutarate-dependent dioxygenase 19 has protein sequence MAHSVEMLGQECFDLKNKAIAHLHDYSFMDEIPTIDYSLLFSKDHNERANSLEHLGKACQDFGCFYLINGVEERVIEGALKGISDYFELTNQEERSEYLKKNSMDRIRWYLRSDAGENRENLKIVTHPEYHCPSKPDSCKDAIGEYSKGMHEVELGLAKAISTTLGYEETYIEKEFKLEAGFDVATLNPPSLQSKGSTGLAEHTDPGFFVSLIQDVNGGLQVLSHQGNWITVNIPRNTIFIGIGDHLEILTNGKYKSHIHQVILDNNEVKRISMATLHGPSLDTFVAPAPGFINDSHPPTYRGMTYKESLELNGFDEIDVQSSLIQLQMPLSL, from the exons ATGGCTCACTCGGTTGAGATGCTTGGTCAAGAATGCTTTGATTTGAAAAACAAGGCTATTGCTCATCTCCATGATTATTCCTTCATGGATGAAATCCCCACAATTGATTACTCTTTGTTGTTTTCCAAGGATCATAATGAACGGGCTAACTCCTTGGAACACCTTGGAAAAGCATGCCAAGATTTCGGTTGCTTTTAT CTGATAAATGGTGTTGAAGAAAGGGTGATAGAAGGAGCACTGAAGGGTATTTCAGATTACTTTGAGCTGACAAATCAGGAGGAGAGGAGTGAGTACTTAAAGAAGAATTCAATGGATAGGATAAGGTGGTATTTAAGATCTGATGCTGGGGAAAACAGAGAGAATCTAAAGATAGTAACACACCCTGAATATCATTGCCCTAGCAAACCTGATAGTTGCAA AGATGCCATTGGAGAATACTCGAAAGGGATGCATGAGGTTGAACTTGGTTTAGCTAAAGCAATCTCGACAACTTTGGGATATGAAGAAACCTACATCGAGAAGGAATTCAAGCTGGAGGCAGGATTCGACGTGGCTACCTTGAATCCACCATCTTTACAATCCAAAGGTTCTACTGGTTTGGCGGAACATACGGACCCGGgcttttttgtttctcttataCAAGATGTTAACGGGGGACTTCAAGTGCTCTCTCATCAAGGAAATTGGATCACTGTTAACATACCCCGAAACACCATTTTCATCGGTATTGGGGATCATCTTGAG ATATTAACCAATGGGAAGTACAAGAGTCATATACATCAAGTGATCTTGGATAACAACGAAGTGAAAAGAATCTCAATGGCAACACTTCATGGACCTTCATTGGACACATTTGTAGCCCCAGCACCGGGGTTCATCAATGACTCTCACCCACCAACCTACCGAGGGATGACCTACAAGGAATCCTTGGAGCTCAATGGTTTTGATGAAATCGATGTGCAGTCATCCCTTATTCAGCTTCAAATGCCACTCTCTCTCTAA